The proteins below are encoded in one region of Pseudomonas sp. SCB32:
- a CDS encoding cytosine permease, whose product MSQASDSSKPLIERRSINYIPEAERHGKLYSQFTLWLGANLQITAIVTGALAVVLGGDVFWSLIGLLIGQLLGGGVMALHAAQGPKLGLPQMISSRVQFGVLGASIPMVLVCLMYMGFTATGTVLSGQALGQLFGVSDSVGILMFAGVIVLVTVLGYRVIHVIGRIASVIGVIAFVYLFSRLMTQTDIGALLAIRHFSWGGFLLAVSLAASWQIAFGPYVADYSRYLPSKTSSVKTFLAVGAGSVVGAQVAMIFGVFAAAMANGQFAGHEVAYIVGLGGSGTIAALLYFSIAFGKITISTLNSYGSFMCIATIISGFRGHLEVTRLQRLVFVLLIVGTATLIALLGQHSFLGAFKSFILFLLAFFTPWSAVNLVDYYCISRERYDVPALADPNGRYGRWNIPGISVYVTGVLVQLPFISTKFYTGPLVDALGGVDISWIIGLVVPAALYYLVARRTSVRSSCAEHPARGA is encoded by the coding sequence ATGTCCCAGGCAAGTGATAGCTCCAAGCCCCTGATCGAACGGCGCTCGATCAACTACATTCCTGAAGCCGAGCGCCACGGCAAGCTCTACAGCCAGTTCACCCTCTGGCTGGGCGCCAACCTGCAGATCACCGCAATTGTCACCGGCGCCCTGGCCGTGGTGCTGGGCGGCGACGTGTTCTGGTCGCTGATCGGCCTGCTGATCGGTCAGCTGCTGGGCGGCGGCGTGATGGCGCTGCACGCGGCGCAGGGGCCGAAACTGGGCCTTCCGCAGATGATCTCCAGCCGTGTGCAATTCGGTGTGCTCGGCGCGTCCATCCCGATGGTGCTGGTGTGCCTGATGTACATGGGCTTCACCGCCACCGGCACGGTGCTGTCCGGTCAGGCGCTGGGGCAGCTGTTCGGCGTCAGCGACAGCGTCGGCATCCTGATGTTCGCCGGCGTCATCGTTCTGGTCACCGTGCTCGGCTACCGGGTGATCCACGTCATCGGCCGTATCGCCAGCGTCATCGGCGTGATCGCCTTCGTCTACCTGTTCAGCCGTCTGATGACGCAGACCGACATCGGTGCGCTGCTGGCCATCCGTCACTTCAGCTGGGGCGGCTTCCTGCTTGCGGTGTCGCTGGCGGCCTCCTGGCAGATCGCCTTCGGTCCGTACGTGGCTGACTACTCCCGCTACCTGCCGAGCAAGACCTCGTCGGTGAAGACCTTCCTCGCCGTCGGTGCCGGTTCGGTGGTCGGCGCGCAGGTGGCGATGATCTTCGGCGTGTTCGCCGCCGCCATGGCCAACGGGCAGTTCGCCGGCCACGAAGTGGCCTACATCGTCGGCCTGGGCGGCAGTGGCACCATCGCTGCTCTGCTGTACTTCAGCATCGCCTTCGGCAAGATCACCATCTCGACGCTGAACTCCTACGGCAGCTTCATGTGCATCGCCACCATCATCAGCGGCTTCCGTGGCCACCTTGAGGTGACGCGCCTGCAACGCCTGGTGTTCGTGCTGCTGATCGTTGGCACCGCGACCCTGATCGCGCTGCTCGGCCAGCACTCGTTCCTGGGTGCGTTCAAGTCCTTCATTCTGTTCCTGCTGGCCTTCTTCACCCCGTGGAGTGCGGTCAACCTGGTGGACTACTACTGCATCAGTCGCGAGCGGTACGACGTACCGGCTCTGGCAGATCCGAACGGTCGCTACGGCCGTTGGAACATCCCCGGCATCAGTGTCTACGTGACCGGTGTGCTGGTTCAGCTGCCCTTCATCTCTACCAAGTTCTACACCGGTCCGCTGGTGGATGCGCTGGGTGGCGTGGAC
- the hutU gene encoding urocanate hydratase, with protein sequence MNKPNRFRDVEIRAPRGTQLNAKSWLTEAPLRMLMNNLDPEVAENPKELVVYGGIGRAARNWECYDKIVETLKELNDDETLLVQSGKPVGVFKTHANAPRVLIANSNLVPHWASWEHFNELDAKGLAMYGQMTAGSWIYIGSQGIVQGTYETFVEAGRQHYNGNLTGRWVLTAGLGGMGGAQPLAATLAGACSLNIECQQTSIDFRLRSRYVDEQAADLDDALARIAKYTSEGKAISIALLGNAAEILPELVRRGVRPDMVTDQTSAHDPLNGYLPIGWTWDQYRDRAKTDPAAVVKAAKQSMAVHVQAMLDFQKQGVPTFDYGNNIRQMAKEEGVANAFDFPGFVPAYIRPLFCRGIGPFRWAALSGDPQDIYKTDAKVKELIPDDAHLHRWLDMARERISFQGLPARICWVGLGLRAKLGLAFNEMVRSGELSAPIVIGRDHLDSGSVSSPNRETEAMKDGSDAVSDWPLLNALLNTAGGATWVSLHHGGGVGMGFSQHSGMVIVCDGTDEAAARIARVLTNDPGTGVMRHADAGYQIAIDCAKEQGLNLPMITGK encoded by the coding sequence ATGAATAAGCCTAATCGTTTCCGTGACGTCGAAATCCGTGCCCCGCGTGGCACCCAGCTGAATGCCAAGAGCTGGCTCACCGAAGCCCCGCTGCGCATGCTGATGAACAACCTCGACCCGGAGGTGGCTGAGAATCCGAAGGAGCTGGTGGTGTACGGCGGCATCGGCCGCGCCGCGCGCAACTGGGAGTGCTACGACAAGATCGTCGAGACCCTCAAGGAACTGAATGACGACGAGACCCTGCTGGTGCAGTCCGGCAAGCCGGTTGGCGTCTTCAAGACCCACGCCAACGCCCCGCGCGTACTGATCGCCAACTCCAACCTGGTTCCGCACTGGGCCAGCTGGGAGCACTTCAACGAACTGGACGCCAAGGGCCTGGCCATGTACGGCCAGATGACCGCCGGCTCCTGGATCTACATCGGCAGCCAGGGCATCGTCCAGGGCACCTACGAAACCTTCGTCGAGGCTGGCCGCCAGCACTACAACGGCAACCTCACCGGCCGCTGGGTCCTTACCGCCGGCCTCGGCGGCATGGGCGGCGCCCAGCCGCTGGCCGCGACCCTGGCCGGCGCCTGCTCGCTGAACATCGAATGCCAGCAGACCAGCATCGACTTCCGCCTGCGCAGCCGCTACGTCGACGAACAGGCCGCCGACCTGGACGACGCCCTGGCGCGCATCGCCAAGTACACTTCCGAAGGCAAGGCCATCTCCATCGCCCTGCTGGGCAACGCCGCCGAAATCCTGCCGGAACTGGTACGCCGTGGCGTGCGCCCGGACATGGTCACCGACCAGACTTCCGCCCACGACCCGCTCAACGGCTACCTGCCGATCGGCTGGACCTGGGACCAGTACCGCGACCGCGCCAAGACCGACCCGGCTGCCGTGGTCAAGGCCGCCAAGCAGTCCATGGCCGTCCACGTACAAGCCATGCTGGACTTCCAGAAGCAGGGCGTGCCGACCTTCGACTACGGCAACAACATCCGCCAGATGGCCAAGGAAGAGGGCGTTGCCAATGCCTTCGACTTCCCCGGTTTCGTTCCGGCCTACATCCGTCCGCTGTTCTGCCGTGGTATCGGCCCGTTCCGCTGGGCTGCGCTGTCCGGTGATCCGCAGGACATCTACAAGACCGACGCCAAGGTGAAGGAACTGATCCCGGACGACGCTCACCTGCACCGCTGGCTGGACATGGCTCGCGAGCGCATCAGCTTCCAGGGTCTGCCGGCACGTATCTGCTGGGTTGGCCTGGGCCTGCGCGCCAAGCTGGGCCTGGCCTTCAACGAAATGGTCCGCAGTGGCGAGCTGTCCGCGCCGATCGTGATCGGCCGCGACCACCTGGATTCCGGCTCGGTATCCAGCCCGAACCGTGAGACCGAAGCCATGAAGGACGGCTCCGACGCCGTGTCCGACTGGCCGCTGCTCAACGCCCTGCTGAACACCGCGGGCGGCGCCACCTGGGTTTCGCTGCATCACGGCGGCGGCGTAGGCATGGGCTTCTCCCAGCACTCCGGCATGGTGATCGTCTGCGACGGTACCGACGAAGCCGCTGCGCGTATCGCCCGCGTCCTGACCAACGACCCTGGCACCGGCGTAATGCGCCATGCCGATGCCGGTTACCAGATCGCCATCGACTGCGCCAAGGAACAAGGGTTGAACCTGCCGATGATCACCGGCAAGTAA
- a CDS encoding transporter substrate-binding domain-containing protein gives MRKLLSMLLLSTCALTGLTAHAGAIDDAVKRGTLRVGMDPTYMPFEMTNKRGEIIGFEVDLLKAMAKSMGVKLELVSTSYDGIIPALLTDKFDMIGSGMTLTQERNLRINFSEPFIVVGQTLLIRKDLEGTIKSYKDLNDPKYRITSKIGTTGEMVAKKLIGKAQYHGFDNEQEAVLDVVNGKSDAFIYDAPYNVVAVNKAGAGKLTFLENPFTYEPLAFGLKKNDYDSLNWINNYLRQAREDGSYERIHSKWFKDTDWLKEME, from the coding sequence ATGAGAAAACTCCTGTCGATGCTCCTGCTTTCCACCTGCGCGCTCACCGGGCTCACGGCCCACGCCGGCGCCATCGATGACGCGGTCAAGCGCGGCACCCTGCGTGTCGGCATGGACCCGACCTACATGCCGTTCGAGATGACCAACAAGCGCGGCGAGATCATCGGCTTCGAAGTGGACTTGCTCAAAGCCATGGCCAAGTCCATGGGCGTCAAGCTGGAGCTGGTCTCCACCAGCTACGACGGCATCATCCCGGCCCTGCTGACCGACAAGTTCGACATGATCGGCTCGGGCATGACCCTGACCCAGGAGCGCAACCTGCGCATCAACTTCTCCGAGCCCTTCATCGTGGTCGGCCAGACCCTGCTGATCCGCAAGGACCTGGAAGGCACCATCAAGTCCTACAAGGACCTGAACGATCCGAAGTACCGCATCACCTCCAAGATCGGCACCACTGGCGAGATGGTGGCCAAGAAGCTGATCGGCAAGGCCCAGTACCACGGCTTCGACAACGAGCAGGAAGCGGTGCTTGACGTGGTCAATGGCAAGTCCGACGCCTTCATCTACGACGCCCCCTACAACGTGGTGGCGGTGAACAAGGCCGGCGCCGGCAAGCTGACATTCCTGGAGAACCCCTTCACCTACGAGCCGCTGGCCTTCGGTCTGAAGAAGAACGACTACGACAGCCTCAACTGGATCAACAACTACCTGCGCCAGGCCCGTGAAGACGGCTCCTACGAGCGCATCCACAGCAAGTGGTTCAAGGACACCGACTGGCTCAAGGAGATGGAATAA
- a CDS encoding amino acid ABC transporter permease (The N-terminal region of this protein, as described by TIGR01726, is a three transmembrane segment that identifies a subfamily of ABC transporter permease subunits, which specificities that include histidine, arginine, glutamine, glutamate, L-cystine (sic), the opines (in Agrobacterium) octopine and nopaline, etc.) has translation MNTLIRRLLPGNALAGQPAAKSLRKPGQWPWHALTIFLLIALAYGLWYSTSLISYEWRWNRVPQYFAYQAEDTQRAAEQGTVTKIDDEGDHTRVTLTGEDGKEQVVLVARDSLQVSQGDDLSEGDPVGVTRHWSAGPLFWGLWTTLWISFVSGAVGLLIGLFTGLCRLSNNPTLRDLSTVYVELVRGTPLLVQIFIFYFFIGTVLNLSREFAGVAALALFTGAYVGEIARAGVQSIARGQNEAARSLGLNAAQSMRHVILPQAFKRVLPPLAGQFISLVKDTSLVSVIAITELTKSGREAITTSFSTFEIWFCVAALYLLINLPLSQIANKLERRLGKSD, from the coding sequence ATGAATACGCTTATACGTCGCCTGCTGCCGGGCAATGCGCTGGCTGGACAGCCGGCCGCGAAAAGTCTCCGCAAACCCGGCCAATGGCCCTGGCATGCGCTGACCATTTTCCTGCTGATTGCGCTGGCCTACGGCCTTTGGTACTCGACCTCGCTGATCTCCTATGAGTGGCGCTGGAACCGCGTCCCGCAGTACTTCGCCTACCAGGCCGAGGACACCCAGCGCGCCGCCGAGCAAGGCACGGTGACGAAGATCGACGACGAGGGCGACCACACCCGCGTGACCCTCACTGGCGAGGACGGCAAGGAACAGGTCGTGCTGGTTGCCCGCGACAGCCTGCAGGTCAGCCAGGGCGATGACCTGTCCGAAGGCGATCCGGTCGGCGTGACCCGGCACTGGTCTGCCGGCCCGTTGTTCTGGGGACTCTGGACCACCCTGTGGATTTCCTTCGTTTCCGGCGCCGTCGGCCTGTTGATCGGTCTGTTCACCGGCCTCTGCCGCCTGTCGAACAACCCCACGCTGCGCGACCTGTCCACCGTCTATGTCGAACTGGTGCGCGGCACGCCGCTGCTGGTGCAGATCTTCATCTTCTACTTCTTCATCGGCACCGTGCTGAACCTCTCCCGTGAGTTCGCCGGGGTAGCCGCACTGGCGCTGTTCACCGGCGCCTATGTGGGCGAGATCGCCCGCGCCGGCGTGCAGTCCATCGCCCGTGGCCAGAACGAAGCCGCACGCTCCCTGGGCCTGAACGCCGCGCAATCGATGCGCCACGTGATCCTACCGCAGGCCTTCAAGCGCGTGCTGCCGCCGCTGGCCGGGCAGTTCATCAGCCTGGTGAAGGACACCTCGCTGGTCTCGGTAATCGCCATCACCGAACTGACCAAGAGTGGCCGCGAGGCGATCACCACCTCGTTCTCCACCTTCGAAATCTGGTTCTGCGTTGCAGCGCTCTACCTGCTGATCAACCTGCCGCTGTCGCAGATCGCCAACAAGCTGGAGCGGAGGCTCGGGAAAAGTGATTGA
- a CDS encoding amino acid ABC transporter ATP-binding protein, translating to MIEVRDLIKTFNARGQLVRAVDNVGTSVAKGEVLVVLGPSGSGKSTFLRCLNGLEELDSGSIIIDGVDLAHPKTDINAYRREVGMVFQHFNLFPHMTVLENLCLAQKVVRKRGKAEREEKAKALLAKVGIAQKANEYPSRLSGGQQQRVAIARALCMGPKVMLFDEPTSALDPEMVGEVLDVMKTLAQEGMTMVCVTHEMGFAREVADRVLFFDHGKLLEDAPPAQFFDRPRDPRAQAFLKQVL from the coding sequence GTGATTGAAGTCCGTGATCTGATCAAAACCTTCAACGCCCGTGGCCAACTGGTCCGCGCGGTGGACAACGTCGGCACCTCCGTGGCCAAGGGCGAAGTACTGGTGGTCCTGGGGCCGTCCGGCTCCGGCAAGTCCACCTTCCTGCGCTGCCTGAACGGCCTGGAAGAGCTGGACTCCGGCTCGATCATCATCGATGGCGTCGACCTGGCCCATCCGAAGACCGACATCAACGCCTACCGCCGCGAAGTCGGCATGGTGTTCCAGCACTTCAACCTGTTCCCGCACATGACCGTGCTGGAGAACCTCTGCCTGGCGCAGAAAGTCGTGCGCAAGCGCGGCAAGGCCGAGCGCGAGGAGAAGGCCAAGGCGCTGCTGGCCAAGGTCGGCATTGCCCAGAAGGCCAACGAATACCCCTCGCGCCTTTCCGGCGGCCAGCAGCAGCGCGTGGCCATCGCCCGTGCGCTGTGCATGGGGCCGAAGGTGATGCTCTTCGATGAGCCCACCTCGGCACTCGACCCGGAAATGGTCGGCGAGGTGCTGGACGTGATGAAGACCCTGGCCCAGGAAGGCATGACCATGGTCTGCGTGACCCACGAAATGGGCTTCGCCCGCGAAGTGGCCGATCGCGTGCTGTTCTTCGATCACGGCAAGCTGCTGGAAGACGCACCGCCCGCGCAGTTCTTCGACCGACCGCGCGACCCGCGGGCGCAGGCGTTCCTCAAGCAGGTGCTGTGA
- a CDS encoding HutD family protein produces the protein MTQIQHFKAAEYPRMPWKNGAGSTLEIARDAGAGLDGFGWRLSIADVGADGGFSAFTGYQRVITVLEGEGMQLTVDGEQSRSLHQLDAFAFSGDSEVDCRLLGGAIRDFNLIYSPLRYRARLQWLSLEQPQRFFSSAATVLLFSAAQGLELRQEGASLAQLGRYDCLRIEGDAQLAAYELQAEVGGACCLIELLPR, from the coding sequence ATGACGCAGATTCAACACTTCAAGGCCGCCGAGTATCCGCGAATGCCTTGGAAGAATGGTGCCGGCAGCACGCTGGAGATTGCCCGCGATGCCGGGGCGGGGCTGGACGGTTTCGGCTGGCGCCTGTCGATTGCCGACGTCGGCGCCGATGGCGGCTTCTCCGCGTTCACCGGTTACCAGCGGGTCATCACCGTGCTGGAAGGTGAGGGGATGCAGCTGACGGTCGATGGCGAGCAGTCCAGGTCGCTGCACCAGCTCGATGCCTTCGCCTTCTCGGGCGACAGCGAGGTGGATTGCCGCCTGCTGGGCGGTGCCATTCGCGACTTCAACCTGATCTATTCGCCGCTGCGTTATCGCGCGCGTCTGCAGTGGTTGTCGCTGGAGCAGCCGCAGCGCTTCTTCAGTTCCGCAGCCACTGTGCTGCTGTTCAGCGCGGCGCAAGGGCTGGAGCTGCGCCAGGAAGGCGCCTCGCTGGCGCAACTGGGTCGCTATGACTGCCTGCGCATCGAAGGCGATGCGCAGCTCGCGGCATACGAGCTGCAGGCCGAGGTCGGCGGCGCCTGCTGCCTGATCGAGCTGCTGCCCCGCTAA
- the hutC gene encoding histidine utilization repressor, with the protein MIIQQIQSGAWPAHHRVPSESELVEELGFSRMTINRALRELTADGLLLRMQGVGTFVAEPKGRSALFAVNNIADEIAARGHRHHCKVIRLAEELPSAERALALDLHNGQRVFHSLIVHYENEVPVQLEDRYVNAAVAPDYLKQDFTILTPYAYLSRVAPLTEGEHVVEAVLAEAEECRLLQIERNEPCLLIRRRTWSGNQAVTSARLIHPGSRHRLEGRFSS; encoded by the coding sequence ATGATCATCCAGCAGATCCAGAGCGGAGCCTGGCCGGCGCACCACCGTGTCCCGTCGGAGAGCGAGCTGGTCGAGGAACTGGGTTTCAGCCGCATGACCATCAACCGCGCCTTGCGCGAGCTGACCGCCGATGGACTGCTGCTGCGCATGCAGGGTGTCGGGACCTTCGTCGCCGAGCCGAAGGGACGTTCCGCCCTGTTCGCGGTGAACAATATTGCCGATGAAATCGCCGCCCGTGGCCACCGCCATCACTGCAAGGTGATTCGCCTGGCCGAAGAGCTGCCCAGTGCGGAGCGGGCGCTGGCGCTCGACCTGCACAATGGTCAGCGGGTGTTCCATTCGCTGATCGTGCACTACGAGAATGAAGTGCCGGTCCAGTTGGAGGACCGCTACGTGAATGCGGCGGTGGCGCCCGATTACCTCAAGCAGGATTTCACCATCCTGACGCCATACGCCTACCTTTCGCGCGTTGCTCCGCTGACCGAGGGCGAGCACGTGGTCGAGGCGGTACTGGCCGAGGCGGAGGAATGCCGGCTGCTGCAGATCGAGCGCAACGAGCCGTGCCTGCTGATCCGCCGACGCACCTGGTCTGGCAATCAGGCCGTTACTTCCGCGCGCCTGATCCACCCGGGCTCGCGACATCGACTGGAGGGGCGTTTCAGTTCATGA
- a CDS encoding formimidoylglutamate deiminase, whose protein sequence is MPALIAPCALLPEGWAYDVRLEVSASGILEKISVGGSSEGAERLRGPVLAGMPNLHSHAFQRAMAGLAEVAGNPNDSFWTWRDLMYRLVGRLSPEQVGVIARQLYIEMLKAGYTGVAEFHYVHHDADGKPYANPAELALRVSQAAADAGIGLTLLPVLYSHAGFGGQAPSEGQRRFINSTEGYLKLIDGLRSHLATQPQQSVGLCFHSLRAVTPQQIAEVLGADSTGCPVHIHIAEQQKEVDDCLAWSGRRPLQWLYENVDVNERWCLVHATHAEADEVTSMARSGAVAGLCLTTEANLGDGIFPAVDYLAQGGRYGIGSDSHVSLSVVEELRWLEYGQRLRDQRRNRLYGANQPMVGRTLFDGALAGGAQALGQPTGALTVGKRADLLVLDGGDPYLQTASGDAILNRWLFAGGDRQVRDVMVAGQWRVRDGRHALEEQSAREFTDVLHELLN, encoded by the coding sequence ATGCCCGCTTTGATTGCACCCTGCGCGTTGCTGCCCGAGGGCTGGGCCTACGACGTGCGCCTGGAGGTCTCCGCTTCGGGCATCCTGGAGAAAATCTCCGTCGGTGGCTCCAGCGAAGGCGCCGAGCGCCTGCGCGGTCCAGTGCTGGCCGGCATGCCGAACCTCCACTCGCACGCCTTCCAACGCGCCATGGCGGGCCTGGCGGAAGTCGCCGGCAACCCCAACGATAGCTTCTGGACATGGCGCGACCTGATGTATCGCCTGGTCGGCCGCCTGTCGCCCGAGCAGGTCGGCGTGATTGCCCGCCAACTCTACATCGAGATGCTCAAGGCCGGTTACACCGGCGTCGCCGAATTCCACTACGTGCACCACGATGCCGACGGCAAGCCCTACGCCAACCCGGCGGAGCTCGCCCTGCGCGTCAGCCAGGCGGCGGCGGATGCCGGCATCGGCCTGACCCTGCTGCCGGTGCTCTACTCCCACGCCGGCTTCGGTGGCCAGGCGCCGAGCGAAGGCCAGCGCCGCTTCATCAACAGCACCGAAGGCTACCTGAAGCTGATCGACGGCCTGCGCTCGCACCTGGCGACCCAGCCGCAGCAAAGCGTCGGCCTGTGCTTCCACTCCCTGCGCGCGGTTACTCCGCAGCAGATCGCCGAGGTGCTCGGCGCCGACTCCACCGGCTGCCCGGTGCACATCCACATCGCCGAGCAGCAGAAGGAAGTCGACGACTGCCTGGCCTGGAGCGGTCGCCGTCCGTTGCAGTGGCTGTACGAGAACGTCGATGTGAACGAGCGCTGGTGCCTGGTCCACGCTACCCATGCCGAGGCCGACGAAGTGACTTCGATGGCCCGTAGTGGCGCCGTGGCTGGCCTGTGCCTGACCACCGAGGCAAACCTGGGCGACGGCATTTTCCCGGCAGTGGACTACCTCGCCCAGGGTGGCCGCTACGGCATCGGTTCGGACAGCCACGTGTCCCTGAGCGTGGTCGAGGAGCTGCGCTGGCTGGAATACGGCCAGCGCCTGCGCGACCAGCGCCGCAACCGCCTCTACGGCGCCAACCAGCCGATGGTCGGCCGCACCCTGTTCGACGGTGCCCTGGCCGGCGGCGCCCAGGCCCTCGGCCAGCCCACCGGCGCACTGACCGTCGGCAAGCGCGCCGACCTGCTGGTGCTCGATGGCGGCGACCCGTACCTGCAGACTGCCAGTGGCGACGCGATCCTCAACCGCTGGCTGTTCGCCGGCGGCGACCGCCAGGTGCGCGACGTGATGGTCGCCGGCCAGTGGCGTGTGCGCGATGGCAGGCACGCGCTTGAAGAACAGAGCGCCCGTGAATTCACCGATGTGCTGCACGAGTTGCTGAACTGA
- the bamE gene encoding outer membrane protein assembly factor BamE, translating into MSFRRLALVAFCVVLAACSKINQENYSKIKTGMTKTEVESLLGKPTECSGALGVSSCTWGDEKTFISIQYAGDKVLLFSAQGLK; encoded by the coding sequence ATGTCCTTCCGCCGCCTTGCGCTCGTCGCGTTCTGTGTCGTCCTGGCTGCCTGCAGCAAGATCAACCAGGAGAACTATTCCAAGATCAAAACCGGCATGACCAAGACCGAGGTCGAGAGCCTGCTCGGCAAGCCGACCGAGTGCTCCGGCGCGCTGGGCGTTTCCAGCTGCACCTGGGGTGATGAAAAGACCTTCATCAGCATCCAGTATGCTGGCGACAAGGTGCTGCTGTTCTCCGCCCAGGGTCTGAAGTAA
- a CDS encoding DUF924 family protein — protein sequence MAATPWQPLLDWWFGSALDAVEVSAQRSALWFGKSACQDVDSENRFGGLVRQALDGGLQDWVDEPQGWLALILLLDQLPRMIFRDSPRAFAGDARAQRLVRQGLEAGFDRKLPRVERVFVYIVLEHAEDLASQDQAVRLYEALQAESSDSEKVLFAGYLAYARKHQAVIARFGRFPHRNAILGRPSTAEETQFLTEPGSRF from the coding sequence ATGGCCGCTACGCCCTGGCAGCCGTTGCTGGACTGGTGGTTCGGCAGCGCGCTGGACGCCGTCGAGGTGTCGGCGCAGCGCAGTGCGCTGTGGTTCGGCAAAAGTGCCTGCCAGGACGTGGACTCTGAGAACCGTTTCGGCGGCCTGGTACGCCAGGCCCTGGACGGCGGCCTGCAGGATTGGGTCGATGAGCCGCAGGGTTGGCTGGCGCTGATCCTGTTGCTCGACCAGCTGCCGCGCATGATCTTCCGCGACAGCCCGCGCGCCTTCGCCGGCGACGCCCGTGCCCAACGCCTGGTGCGCCAGGGGCTGGAAGCCGGGTTCGATCGCAAGCTGCCGCGCGTCGAGCGCGTATTCGTCTACATCGTGCTGGAGCACGCCGAGGACCTGGCCAGCCAGGACCAGGCGGTGCGGCTGTATGAGGCGCTTCAGGCCGAATCCAGCGACAGTGAGAAGGTCCTGTTCGCCGGGTATCTCGCCTATGCGCGCAAGCACCAGGCGGTGATCGCCCGCTTTGGCCGCTTCCCCCATCGCAATGCCATCCTCGGGCGTCCATCTACTGCCGAGGAAACGCAATTCCTCACGGAACCCGGCTCGCGTTTCTGA
- a CDS encoding class 1 fructose-bisphosphatase, producing the protein MSRVTLSRYLIEQTRSHNTPADLRFLVEVVARACKEISHAVSKGALGGVLGSMGTENVQGEVQKKLDVISNEILLEANEWAGNLAGMASEEMDHPYQIPGKYPKGAYLLVFDPLDGSSNIDVNVSVGTIFSVLRCPTEYLSQNDSLREEAFLQPGTTQVAAGYAIYGPQTMLILTLGNGVKGFTLDRELGSFVLTHENITVPTSTAEFAINMSNERHWEAPVKRYVSELLAGNEGPLGKNYNMRWIASMVADVHRILTRGGVFMYPRDSREPEKPGKLRLMYEANPMSFIIEQAGGAATNGHQRILDIQPENLHQRVAVFLGSKEEVERATAYHKEG; encoded by the coding sequence ATGTCCCGCGTTACCCTGAGCCGCTATCTGATCGAGCAGACCCGCAGTCACAACACCCCGGCCGACCTGCGCTTCCTCGTCGAGGTGGTGGCGCGCGCCTGTAAGGAAATCAGCCATGCCGTGTCCAAGGGCGCCCTCGGCGGCGTGCTGGGCAGCATGGGCACCGAGAACGTGCAGGGTGAGGTGCAGAAGAAGCTGGACGTGATCTCCAACGAGATCCTCCTGGAAGCCAACGAGTGGGCCGGTAACCTGGCCGGCATGGCCTCCGAGGAAATGGACCATCCCTACCAGATCCCCGGCAAGTACCCGAAGGGCGCCTACCTGCTGGTCTTCGATCCGCTGGACGGCTCCTCCAACATCGACGTCAACGTCTCGGTCGGCACCATCTTCTCCGTGCTGCGCTGCCCCACCGAGTACTTGAGCCAGAACGACAGCCTGCGTGAGGAAGCCTTCCTCCAGCCGGGCACCACCCAGGTCGCCGCCGGCTACGCCATCTATGGCCCGCAGACCATGCTGATCCTGACCCTGGGCAATGGCGTGAAGGGCTTCACCCTGGACCGCGAGCTGGGCAGCTTCGTACTGACCCACGAGAACATCACCGTTCCGACCAGCACCGCCGAGTTCGCCATCAACATGTCCAACGAGCGCCACTGGGAAGCCCCGGTGAAGCGCTACGTCAGCGAACTGCTGGCTGGCAATGAAGGCCCGCTCGGCAAGAACTACAACATGCGCTGGATCGCCTCCATGGTGGCCGACGTGCACCGCATCCTGACCCGCGGCGGCGTGTTCATGTACCCGCGCGACTCCCGTGAGCCGGAGAAGCCGGGCAAGCTGCGCCTGATGTACGAAGCCAACCCGATGTCCTTCATCATCGAGCAGGCCGGCGGCGCCGCGACCAACGGCCACCAGCGCATCCTCGATATCCAGCCGGAGAACCTGCACCAGCGCGTCGCGGTGTTCCTGGGCTCCAAGGAAGAAGTCGAACGCGCCACCGCCTACCACAAGGAAGGCTGA